One window from the genome of Rhodopseudomonas sp. P2A-2r encodes:
- a CDS encoding lytic murein transglycosylase, translating into MSVRPFARVLLFSALLLSTASPALAASACGSGSFDTWLADVRTEAAAKGISAAAIAAGLNGLTPDASVLSHDRGQQVFSQSFEQFSGRMVPPRLTRGSDMLKRYGSMLSRIEQQYGVPGPVLVAIWGLETDFGVNIGKYPTIRSVATLAYDCRRAAQFRAELMDALRIVDRGDLTPAEMRGAWAGEIGQTQFMPSSYIKFAVDFDANGKRDLLRSAADVLASTANYLASYGWKRGEGWEPGSANFAVIQQWNKSEVYAKTIASFATQLSRMP; encoded by the coding sequence ATGTCTGTCCGCCCATTTGCCCGCGTGCTGCTGTTCAGTGCGCTGCTGCTGTCGACCGCTTCTCCGGCATTGGCGGCATCGGCCTGCGGCAGCGGCAGCTTCGACACCTGGCTGGCCGACGTCAGAACCGAAGCCGCCGCCAAGGGTATCTCGGCGGCTGCCATCGCCGCCGGCCTCAACGGCCTCACGCCCGACGCCAGCGTGCTGTCGCATGACCGCGGACAGCAGGTGTTCAGCCAGAGCTTCGAGCAATTCTCCGGCCGCATGGTGCCACCCCGCCTCACCCGCGGCAGTGACATGCTGAAGCGTTACGGTTCGATGCTGTCGCGCATCGAACAGCAGTACGGCGTGCCCGGCCCGGTGCTGGTGGCGATCTGGGGATTGGAGACCGACTTCGGCGTCAATATCGGCAAGTATCCCACCATCCGGTCGGTGGCGACGCTGGCCTATGACTGCCGGCGCGCCGCGCAGTTCCGTGCAGAGCTGATGGATGCGCTGCGCATCGTCGATCGCGGCGATCTGACGCCTGCCGAAATGCGCGGCGCCTGGGCCGGCGAGATCGGCCAGACCCAGTTCATGCCGTCGTCCTACATCAAATTCGCGGTGGACTTCGACGCCAACGGCAAGCGCGACCTGCTGCGCAGCGCCGCGGACGTTCTGGCCTCGACGGCCAACTATCTCGCCAGCTACGGATGGAAGCGCGGAGAAGGCTGGGAGCCAGGCAGCGCCAACTTCGCGGTCATCCAGCAATGGAACAAGAGCGAGGTCTACGCCAAGACCATCGCTTCTTTCGCGACCCAGCTGTCGCGGATGCCGTAA
- a CDS encoding DUF1127 domain-containing protein has translation MLVSFIRMIQAFRDYQRNVAELSQLSDRELSDIGLDRSDIPRVASGAYNG, from the coding sequence ATGTTGGTTTCTTTCATTCGCATGATCCAGGCGTTCCGTGACTATCAGCGCAACGTTGCCGAGCTGTCCCAGCTCTCCGACCGCGAGCTTTCCGATATCGGTCTCGACCGTTCGGACATTCCGCGTGTTGCCTCGGGCGCCTACAACGGTTGA
- the trmFO gene encoding methylenetetrahydrofolate--tRNA-(uracil(54)-C(5))-methyltransferase (FADH(2)-oxidizing) TrmFO yields MTTGPHSQNHVHIIGAGLAGSEAAWQVASAGIPVVLHEMRPHRMTEAHLTQGLAELVCSNSFRSDDAANNAVGLLHAEMRKLGSLIMRCADANQVPAGGALAVDRDGFSDAVTKALEAHPLITIDRAEVEGLPPADWGNVIVATGPLTSAALADAIRGITDEKALAFFDAIAPIVHFDSIDMSKAWFQSRYDKVGPGGTGADYINCPMDKEQYDNFVDMLVTGEKTDFKEWELNTPYFDGCLPIEVMAERGKETLRHGPMKPVGLTNPHDPTVKAYAIVQLRQDNKLGTLYNIVGFQTKLKHGAQTRVFRTIPGLENAEFARLGGLHRNTFLNSPKLLDQQLRLRAQPRLRFAGQMTGCEGYVESASVGLMAGLYTAAEVKGETLAPPPITTALGSLLGHITGGHIETIDSGPRSFQPMNINFGLFPPLATPPTKKPDGSRLRGNEKTVAKKQALSARALADMDAWIAASLPAIPAAA; encoded by the coding sequence ATGACAACAGGCCCCCACTCCCAAAATCACGTCCATATCATCGGTGCCGGTCTTGCCGGCTCGGAAGCCGCCTGGCAGGTCGCCAGCGCCGGTATTCCCGTGGTGCTGCACGAGATGCGCCCGCACCGCATGACCGAGGCCCACCTCACCCAGGGCCTCGCGGAGCTGGTTTGCTCCAACTCCTTCCGCTCTGACGACGCTGCCAACAATGCCGTCGGCCTGCTGCATGCCGAGATGCGCAAATTAGGCTCGCTGATCATGCGCTGCGCCGATGCCAACCAGGTGCCCGCCGGCGGCGCGCTGGCGGTCGACCGCGATGGGTTCTCCGACGCGGTTACCAAGGCTCTGGAAGCCCATCCCCTGATCACCATCGACCGCGCCGAAGTCGAGGGCCTGCCGCCTGCCGACTGGGGCAACGTCATCGTCGCCACCGGGCCGCTGACCTCGGCAGCGCTGGCGGACGCCATCCGCGGCATTACCGACGAGAAGGCGCTGGCCTTCTTCGACGCCATCGCGCCGATCGTGCATTTCGATTCCATCGACATGTCCAAGGCCTGGTTCCAGTCGCGCTACGACAAGGTCGGGCCCGGCGGCACCGGCGCCGACTACATCAACTGCCCCATGGACAAGGAGCAGTACGACAACTTCGTCGACATGCTGGTCACCGGCGAGAAGACCGACTTCAAGGAATGGGAGCTCAACACGCCCTATTTCGACGGCTGCCTGCCCATCGAAGTCATGGCCGAGCGCGGAAAGGAGACGCTGCGCCACGGCCCGATGAAGCCGGTCGGTCTCACCAATCCGCACGATCCGACCGTGAAGGCCTATGCCATCGTCCAGCTGCGCCAGGACAACAAGCTGGGCACGCTCTACAACATCGTGGGTTTCCAGACCAAGCTGAAGCACGGCGCCCAGACCCGCGTATTCCGTACCATCCCCGGCCTCGAGAATGCCGAGTTCGCCCGGCTCGGCGGCCTGCATCGCAACACCTTCCTGAACTCGCCCAAGCTGCTCGACCAGCAGTTGCGGCTGCGCGCGCAACCTCGGCTGCGCTTCGCCGGCCAGATGACCGGCTGCGAAGGCTATGTGGAATCCGCAAGCGTCGGCCTGATGGCCGGGCTCTATACCGCTGCCGAAGTCAAGGGCGAGACGCTGGCGCCGCCGCCGATCACCACGGCGCTGGGCTCGCTGCTCGGCCACATCACCGGCGGTCATATCGAGACCATCGATTCCGGCCCGCGCTCGTTCCAGCCGATGAACATCAACTTCGGCCTGTTCCCGCCGCTGGCCACCCCGCCGACCAAGAAGCCCGACGGCTCGCGACTGCGCGGCAACGAAAAGACCGTCGCCAAGAAGCAGGCGCTGAGCGCCCGCGCGCTGGCCGACATGGATGCATGGATCGCCGCCAGCCTGCCGGCCATCCCGGCGGCGGCGTGA
- a CDS encoding serine/threonine protein kinase codes for MSLPQQDAALLSAQWTEGVLLKRDVFSTVERGRFRTATGEVDAVLRRLDQVPWWSYVVARHLFTRERRALTLARELHVGPELLWAGDQALVRGFIDGVALQMAKPVGDINYFKSAKLALRKLHRMGVCHNDLAKEQNWLRGTDGLAYVTDFQLAVCFKSRSRLFRIAAYEDLRHLLKHKRTYAPEALTPKERSILAKKSAFARIWLMTGKKVYRAITRGIFNFTDREGGGRRLVNDAPPLLAIIKSNPAVRDASIVAFADRRTGVGLYAFVEADDVALETKLQAAMAAAKGAKPPEHIQVIPSLPRDAKGNIRNEILQLVAMNQLDLIEPMMTSDTDRVFLKGILESRKNLRDRFNFESPEHGTP; via the coding sequence ATGAGTTTGCCGCAACAGGACGCAGCATTGCTGTCCGCGCAATGGACCGAAGGCGTGCTGCTCAAGCGCGACGTATTCTCCACCGTGGAGCGCGGCCGCTTTCGCACGGCCACCGGCGAAGTCGACGCCGTGCTGCGCCGCCTCGACCAGGTGCCCTGGTGGTCCTATGTGGTGGCGCGCCACCTGTTTACGCGCGAGCGTCGCGCGCTGACCCTGGCGCGCGAGCTGCACGTCGGGCCGGAATTGCTGTGGGCCGGCGATCAGGCGCTGGTACGCGGTTTCATCGACGGCGTTGCACTGCAGATGGCCAAGCCAGTCGGCGACATCAACTACTTCAAGTCAGCCAAACTGGCTTTGCGAAAACTGCATCGCATGGGCGTCTGCCACAACGATCTCGCCAAGGAGCAGAACTGGCTGCGCGGCACCGACGGCCTCGCTTACGTCACCGACTTCCAGCTCGCGGTCTGCTTCAAGTCGCGCAGCCGGCTGTTCCGCATCGCCGCCTATGAGGACCTGCGCCATCTGCTGAAGCACAAGCGCACCTACGCGCCGGAAGCGCTGACGCCGAAGGAGCGCAGCATCCTCGCCAAGAAATCCGCTTTCGCGCGGATCTGGCTGATGACCGGCAAGAAAGTCTACCGCGCCATCACCCGCGGCATCTTCAATTTCACCGATCGCGAGGGCGGCGGCCGCCGTCTCGTCAATGACGCGCCGCCGCTGCTGGCCATCATCAAGAGCAATCCCGCGGTGCGCGACGCGTCCATCGTCGCCTTCGCCGACCGCCGCACCGGCGTTGGCCTCTACGCCTTCGTCGAGGCCGACGACGTCGCGCTGGAAACAAAGCTGCAGGCCGCCATGGCCGCGGCGAAGGGTGCAAAGCCGCCGGAACACATTCAGGTCATCCCGTCCCTGCCCCGCGACGCCAAAGGCAACATCCGCAACGAGATCCTGCAACTGGTGGCGATGAACCAGCTCGATCTGATCGAGCCCATGATGACCAGCGACACCGACCGCGTGTTCCTGAAAGGCATTCTCGAGTCGCGAAAGAATCTGCGCGACCGCTTCAATTTTGAATCGCCGGAGCACGGCACGCCGTAG
- a CDS encoding phytoene/squalene synthase family protein translates to MSEVSDQNAAFTADLVRSHDFARYASTLFVPADKRRALLALYAFKVEIVRVREQVSQPLPGEIRLQWWTDMLAGAGHGDVSSNPVAAELLWAIGQHQLPADRLAKLIDTHIFDLYHDPMPDLTVLESHFADTSSTLLSLAARILGAPSEAADQVADHGGLAQGVAQVIALLPYDSARGQLFLPLDILTQHGSSAAEVFLGKPTPAIRAALDQLIEGARAQLATAQSLLPQVPAEARRAFLPLALVARDLDRMAMADTDPFAVYVPSRLRILWTLWRASRSKMFS, encoded by the coding sequence ATGAGCGAAGTCTCCGACCAGAACGCGGCGTTCACCGCGGATTTGGTGCGCAGCCACGATTTTGCGCGCTATGCCTCGACGCTGTTCGTGCCGGCCGACAAGCGCCGCGCGCTGCTGGCGCTGTATGCCTTCAAGGTCGAGATCGTGCGGGTGCGCGAGCAGGTCAGCCAGCCGCTGCCCGGCGAGATCCGGCTGCAATGGTGGACCGACATGCTGGCGGGGGCCGGCCACGGCGATGTCTCCAGCAATCCGGTTGCCGCCGAACTGCTATGGGCCATTGGCCAACATCAGTTGCCGGCCGACCGGCTGGCGAAACTGATCGATACGCACATCTTCGATCTCTATCACGACCCGATGCCGGATCTCACGGTGCTGGAAAGCCATTTTGCCGATACGTCATCGACGCTGTTGTCGCTGGCAGCAAGAATTCTTGGAGCGCCGTCGGAGGCTGCCGATCAGGTCGCCGATCATGGCGGGTTGGCGCAGGGCGTGGCCCAGGTGATCGCGCTGCTGCCCTACGACAGCGCGCGCGGGCAGTTGTTCCTGCCGCTGGATATTCTGACGCAGCACGGCAGCAGCGCCGCGGAAGTGTTTCTGGGCAAGCCGACGCCTGCGATCCGCGCCGCGCTCGACCAGTTGATTGAAGGCGCGCGCGCGCAACTGGCCACCGCGCAGTCGCTGCTGCCACAGGTGCCGGCCGAGGCGCGGCGCGCCTTCCTGCCGCTGGCGCTGGTGGCACGCGATCTCGACCGCATGGCGATGGCCGATACCGATCCGTTCGCGGTTTATGTGCCGTCGCGGCTGCGGATTTTGTGGACGCTTTGGCGGGCGTCGCGGAGCAAGATGTTTTCGTAA
- a CDS encoding Mth938-like domain-containing protein, whose translation MPVPPDAPHLPRAAAIEAYGKGGFVFDTMSHTGSLLCLPDAIWAWPVTSAGDIDRASLARIFENAPVIDTLIIGTGNDVWIVPKDLREALRARHVVIDAMQTGPAVRTWNIMIGERRRVSAALIAVP comes from the coding sequence ATGCCGGTGCCTCCGGACGCACCGCACCTTCCACGCGCCGCCGCCATCGAGGCCTATGGCAAGGGCGGCTTCGTGTTCGACACGATGTCGCACACGGGGTCGCTGCTGTGCCTGCCGGATGCGATCTGGGCCTGGCCGGTGACATCAGCCGGCGACATCGACCGGGCCTCGCTGGCGCGCATCTTCGAGAATGCGCCCGTGATCGACACGCTGATCATCGGCACCGGCAATGACGTGTGGATCGTGCCGAAGGACCTGCGCGAGGCGCTGCGCGCCCGCCACGTGGTGATCGACGCCATGCAGACGGGGCCGGCGGTGCGCACCTGGAACATCATGATCGGCGAACGGCGGCGCGTCTCGGCGGCCTTGATCGCGGTACCATGA